The following are from one region of the Gloeomargarita sp. SKYB120 genome:
- a CDS encoding ATP-binding protein — protein MFTSSPQAISPDALSQEWLVTVLNSIADGVIVTDGQGRVTAINRAALQLTGLTTEQALGRPLPEVLCLSHPQQEQVLPDLMQRVLQQGVTTGLPRDTRLVRPDGLDYLSATLTPLAKPGQGMVVTFREINRHRQLEDSLREQVKREHLLGEIASRIHRSLELETILQTAVTEIRLCLQAERVWVCRLGSEGWMEVAHEATAPSSRSLLGRRWQLTQEEVASRLYRGESVVLADLETTPWQTPWLTDWRALGLKSALLTPIRQGDRLWGILVAADGLRGRAWTTAERQLVERLAVQLGIGIEQAQLVQQLRTLNSTLEMQVAERTRELRQALDAAQVLYTVTEQVRRSLDEGQIFRTALDCLGKTLEADYCWAALYDEAQMQAVIAYEYLAQPHAPSTIGTQIPLRHYRELYDRLLDGEVWRYPPVELLPPVYAQFRVSGGHMVIAPLMDDQGVIGELGVALTRPQAGVSLDLVPHVANQCAIASRQARLYQQSQAQVVELERLHRLKDDFLSTVSHELRTPLSNMKLALKMLGLSLRKGGYTSAKAAKMLQYLEILEREYEREAQLIQDLLQLRQLDSTQPALPQVTLDLHQWIPGLLNRFQPQAEQKALALTCTLDPQLRQISVHLFSLERVVVELLTNALKYTPAGNTIHLSTRKLGDFWQLEVTNTGVEIPPSELGLIFERFYRVPRSDPWQQGGMGLGLALVQRLVTHLGGTITADSGRGQTQFRVILPLSAQTPRENAKMTD, from the coding sequence ATGTTCACGTCATCCCCGCAGGCGATCTCCCCCGATGCCCTATCCCAGGAGTGGCTGGTAACCGTCCTGAATAGCATTGCCGATGGCGTGATTGTCACGGACGGGCAGGGGCGGGTGACGGCAATCAATCGCGCGGCGCTGCAACTGACGGGGTTGACCACGGAACAGGCCCTGGGACGGCCCTTGCCCGAAGTGCTGTGTCTTTCCCATCCCCAGCAGGAACAGGTGTTGCCCGACTTGATGCAGCGGGTGTTGCAGCAGGGAGTGACCACGGGTTTGCCGCGCGATACGCGCTTGGTGCGCCCCGACGGGTTGGACTACCTCTCGGCGACCTTGACCCCCCTGGCGAAACCGGGCCAGGGAATGGTGGTGACCTTTCGGGAAATCAACCGGCACCGGCAGTTGGAGGACTCGCTGCGGGAGCAGGTAAAGCGGGAGCATCTGCTGGGGGAAATCGCCAGCCGGATTCACCGCTCGCTGGAACTGGAAACCATCCTGCAGACGGCAGTGACGGAAATTCGCCTGTGCCTGCAAGCAGAACGGGTCTGGGTCTGCCGGCTCGGGTCCGAGGGGTGGATGGAGGTGGCGCACGAAGCCACAGCCCCGAGTAGTCGTTCCTTGTTGGGCCGGCGCTGGCAGTTGACCCAGGAGGAGGTGGCGTCACGCCTGTACCGTGGGGAATCGGTGGTCTTGGCGGACCTGGAGACGACGCCTTGGCAGACCCCCTGGCTCACGGACTGGCGAGCCCTTGGCCTCAAATCGGCGCTGCTGACCCCGATCCGCCAGGGAGACCGACTGTGGGGAATTCTGGTGGCCGCCGACGGCTTGCGAGGACGCGCTTGGACCACCGCCGAACGGCAACTGGTGGAGCGCTTGGCGGTGCAGTTGGGGATTGGCATTGAGCAGGCCCAGTTGGTGCAGCAGCTACGCACCCTCAACAGCACGCTGGAGATGCAGGTGGCGGAACGGACGCGGGAGTTGCGCCAGGCGTTGGACGCCGCCCAGGTGCTCTACACTGTGACCGAGCAGGTGCGCCGGAGTCTGGATGAAGGCCAGATTTTTCGCACGGCCCTGGACTGCTTGGGGAAAACCCTGGAGGCCGATTACTGCTGGGCCGCCCTGTACGACGAGGCGCAAATGCAGGCGGTGATTGCCTACGAGTACCTGGCCCAGCCCCATGCGCCTTCAACCATCGGCACCCAGATTCCCCTGCGCCACTACCGCGAACTCTACGACCGGTTGCTAGATGGGGAGGTGTGGCGCTACCCGCCGGTGGAGTTGTTGCCGCCGGTCTATGCCCAGTTCCGGGTCAGCGGCGGCCATATGGTCATTGCACCCCTGATGGATGACCAGGGGGTGATCGGCGAACTGGGGGTGGCCTTGACCCGACCTCAGGCGGGCGTTTCGTTGGACTTGGTGCCCCACGTGGCCAACCAGTGCGCGATTGCCAGCCGCCAGGCGCGGTTGTATCAGCAGTCCCAGGCCCAGGTGGTGGAACTGGAACGGCTGCACCGGCTCAAGGACGACTTTCTGAGCACCGTTTCCCACGAGTTGCGCACCCCCCTGTCCAACATGAAGCTGGCGTTGAAGATGCTCGGGTTGTCCCTGCGCAAGGGGGGCTACACGTCAGCCAAAGCCGCCAAAATGCTGCAATACCTAGAGATTCTGGAGCGGGAGTACGAGCGGGAGGCCCAGCTCATCCAGGACTTGCTGCAGCTACGACAACTGGACAGCACCCAGCCTGCCTTGCCCCAGGTCACTTTGGATTTGCACCAGTGGATACCGGGGCTACTCAACCGGTTTCAACCCCAAGCCGAACAAAAGGCCCTGGCCTTGACCTGCACCTTAGACCCGCAATTACGCCAGATCAGCGTGCATCTGTTTAGCCTAGAGCGGGTGGTGGTGGAACTTCTGACCAACGCCCTGAAGTACACCCCCGCCGGCAACACGATTCATCTCAGCACCCGCAAGCTGGGGGATTTTTGGCAACTGGAGGTAACTAACACCGGCGTGGAGATTCCCCCGTCGGAGCTGGGGTTGATTTTTGAACGGTTTTACCGCGTGCCCCGCAGCGACCCCTGGCAACAAGGTGGGATGGGCCTGGGCCTGGCGCTGGTGCAGCGGCTGGTGACCCATCTGGGGGGCACGATCACCGCCGATAGCGGTCGCGGGCAAACCCAATTTCGGGTGATTTTGCCCCTGTCTGCGCAGACCCCCCGCGAAAATGCTAAAATGACGGACTAA
- a CDS encoding FHA domain-containing protein codes for MSQPTQPNSLTPLQAQQPRLVHVRTGTVVPIPQHRNVLLVGKPNDYLPPDIDVAGFPDADIVSRIHARLILENNQVAIEDMGSTNGTYVNGQRLRVGQRYTLRAGDWIALGKEDKVTFLLQQD; via the coding sequence ATGTCTCAGCCGACCCAGCCCAATTCCCTGACCCCCCTGCAGGCCCAGCAGCCGCGACTAGTGCATGTGCGCACAGGTACGGTGGTGCCCATTCCCCAGCATCGGAACGTCCTGTTGGTGGGCAAACCTAATGACTATCTCCCGCCGGACATTGACGTGGCTGGTTTTCCCGATGCCGATATCGTCTCGCGCATCCATGCCCGCCTGATTCTGGAGAACAACCAGGTGGCGATTGAGGATATGGGCAGCACCAACGGCACCTACGTCAACGGCCAGCGGTTGCGGGTGGGACAACGATACACCTTGCGGGCTGGCGACTGGATTGCGCTGGGGAAGGAGGACAAGGTCACTTTCTTGTTGCAGCAGGACTGA
- a CDS encoding serine/threonine phosphatase: protein METAPSMPNDALATQAPPRLVNLEVAGLTDVGCQREYNQDYFYAHTVIQRRLSPQGEVVQGKGLYILCDGMGGHAGGDEASQLATHKLATYLLEHWSEGELPGPDVIHAGVGVANQAIYLRNEEEYRRGKGRMGTTLVAALVQDNQVAITHVGDSRAYRITQSEGLKQLTLDHEVGQWEIQRGTDPAIAYSRPDAYQLTQALGPRHEQTLEVDVDYFTITEDTVLLLCSDGLSDNGLVENHWQQYLKPLLLPQAGLIHLQAATRQLIDLANELNGHDNITVVLVKIQVQPPASAGKG from the coding sequence ATGGAAACTGCCCCATCCATGCCGAACGATGCCTTGGCGACCCAGGCGCCGCCCCGGTTAGTGAATTTGGAGGTCGCTGGACTTACGGATGTCGGCTGTCAGCGGGAGTATAACCAGGACTATTTCTATGCCCATACGGTGATCCAGCGCCGGCTCAGCCCCCAAGGGGAAGTGGTACAGGGCAAGGGACTATACATTCTTTGCGACGGCATGGGCGGTCATGCAGGTGGGGATGAGGCGAGCCAGTTGGCTACCCATAAGTTGGCCACGTATTTGTTGGAGCATTGGAGCGAAGGGGAATTGCCGGGACCGGATGTGATCCATGCCGGCGTCGGGGTTGCCAATCAAGCGATTTACTTACGCAATGAAGAAGAGTACCGCCGGGGCAAGGGCCGGATGGGGACAACGCTGGTGGCGGCACTGGTACAGGATAACCAAGTGGCGATAACCCATGTGGGGGACAGCCGGGCGTACCGGATCACGCAGTCGGAGGGGCTGAAGCAGCTCACGCTCGACCACGAAGTGGGGCAATGGGAAATCCAACGGGGCACGGACCCAGCGATTGCCTACAGCCGTCCTGACGCCTATCAATTGACCCAGGCGCTCGGACCTCGTCACGAGCAGACCCTGGAGGTGGACGTAGACTATTTCACCATTACAGAGGACACGGTGTTGCTGCTGTGTTCGGACGGGTTATCGGATAACGGGCTGGTGGAAAACCACTGGCAGCAGTACCTCAAACCGTTGCTGTTGCCCCAGGCGGGCCTGATTCATCTCCAGGCGGCCACGCGCCAGTTGATTGACCTGGCCAACGAACTCAATGGCCACGACAACATCACCGTTGTTCTGGTCAAGATACAGGTGCAGCCGCCGGCGTCGGCAGGGAAAGGATGA
- a CDS encoding alpha/beta hydrolase, whose protein sequence is MTTTSPVLVIHVSELEAQGISYHQGAYFTFQAHRLRKGQSFGGHLRDEAIALATQYQSEGRFCILVEEEGMLTLCREDPPASTDTNAKPLLTVPPCPVPALTPPYQHLSPPDRTLAELLAQVRQHFARRTVSVAGLTWRYWVGGAGAQAILFLPGTVHWGEMWFAYLHAWQGDFRVLAPTYPAATRVEQLVEGLRQLLKQEQLQQVHLVGHSLGGLIALAFLRQYPVLVDKLVLSHTGVGAPGSDRVKQARQAERHLQGMSATEIAQQIYARIAQKHLTAIPNQEFWRAYFREVLQGTSKTEFIHLNCRVVADFFQHYRLRSQDLNDPKRPVLLVEADNDTTFTPAEQAALKALFPQAQTLTCHGTGHYSVVVAAEQVMPRLVQFWRA, encoded by the coding sequence ATGACCACTACTTCTCCAGTCCTGGTAATTCACGTCAGCGAACTGGAGGCGCAAGGGATTTCCTACCATCAAGGCGCATACTTCACGTTTCAAGCTCACCGGCTGCGGAAAGGTCAATCCTTTGGGGGCCATTTGCGGGACGAGGCCATCGCGCTAGCGACCCAGTACCAGTCAGAGGGGCGGTTTTGCATCCTGGTGGAAGAAGAGGGGATGTTGACCCTGTGTCGGGAAGACCCGCCGGCAAGCACCGATACCAACGCGAAACCCCTGTTGACGGTTCCCCCCTGCCCAGTGCCGGCGTTAACCCCACCCTACCAGCACCTATCGCCGCCCGACCGGACGTTAGCTGAATTGCTGGCCCAGGTGCGGCAGCATTTTGCGCGTCGCACGGTATCGGTTGCCGGTTTGACGTGGCGCTACTGGGTAGGCGGTGCGGGCGCTCAGGCCATCCTGTTTCTCCCTGGAACTGTGCATTGGGGCGAGATGTGGTTTGCCTATCTGCACGCCTGGCAGGGGGATTTTCGGGTCCTGGCGCCCACCTATCCGGCGGCGACGCGGGTGGAACAACTGGTGGAGGGACTGCGCCAGCTCCTGAAACAGGAGCAACTCCAGCAGGTGCATCTGGTGGGGCATTCGCTGGGGGGCCTGATCGCGCTGGCGTTCCTGCGGCAATATCCGGTGCTGGTGGATAAACTGGTGCTTTCCCATACGGGTGTGGGCGCGCCCGGCTCAGACCGCGTGAAACAAGCCCGCCAAGCCGAACGGCACCTGCAAGGGATGTCAGCAACTGAGATTGCGCAGCAGATTTATGCACGGATTGCCCAGAAACACTTGACCGCCATACCAAACCAGGAATTTTGGCGAGCCTACTTCCGGGAAGTGTTGCAAGGGACGAGCAAGACGGAATTCATCCATCTCAACTGCCGGGTGGTGGCGGACTTTTTCCAGCATTACCGGTTGCGGAGCCAAGACCTCAACGACCCCAAGCGCCCGGTTTTGCTCGTCGAGGCGGACAACGACACCACCTTTACCCCCGCTGAGCAGGCCGCCTTGAAGGCGCTGTTTCCCCAGGCGCAAACCTTGACCTGTCACGGCACCGGTCACTATAGCGTGGTGGTGGCGGCTGAGCAGGTGATGCCCCGCCTGGTTCAGTTCTGGCGAGCGTAG
- a CDS encoding DUF3110 domain-containing protein, whose translation MPRFVYNKGIVEITGWSATMQVYVLIYNPGTDNEGIHSLKLQGEDTILMFEDRDDAVRFADYLEAQDFPVPTVEAIDPEEIRQFCEEHGFHYQLVPAGTLLLPPERNVERTDWQPTPADDGLDEIRRRLERLL comes from the coding sequence ATGCCCCGTTTTGTTTACAATAAAGGCATTGTGGAGATAACGGGGTGGTCAGCAACGATGCAGGTGTACGTCCTGATCTACAATCCGGGTACCGACAACGAGGGGATTCACAGCCTGAAATTGCAAGGCGAAGACACGATTTTAATGTTTGAAGACCGGGACGACGCTGTGCGGTTTGCTGACTATTTGGAAGCCCAGGATTTTCCGGTACCGACGGTCGAAGCGATTGACCCTGAAGAAATTCGCCAGTTTTGCGAAGAACACGGGTTTCACTACCAACTGGTGCCCGCCGGAACCTTGCTTTTGCCCCCCGAGCGGAATGTCGAGCGCACGGACTGGCAACCCACACCTGCTGACGATGGGTTGGACGAAATTCGCCGTCGCCTGGAACGCTTGCTGTAG
- the lysS gene encoding lysine--tRNA ligase produces MTHRPGEELRQQRLEKAHQWRQVGVNPYPYRYERTHHTVELQKQYHDLAPGGEVATTVRVAGRIMARRVFGKLAFFTLRDEHGTIQLYLEKQRIQAGMGEAAFEQLKQWTDVGDFLGAEGTIKRTEKGELSVYVQRYELLTKSLLPLPDKWHGLTDVEKRYRQRYVDLIVNPDVRDIFRKRAKLVQLTRRYLDERGFLEMETPVLQPQAGGAEARPFITHHNALDMDLYLRIATELHLKRLVVGGFEKVYELGRIFRNEGVSTRHNPEFTSIEVYQAYADYTDMMQLTEDLITTVTQELLGTLQLTYQGQAIDLTPPWRRVTMVDLVRDKTGWDFYKFDTLEQGQKAAQQCGLINADEHDSLGRLLNALFEEFCEVDLVQPTFVLDFPVEVSPLAKKHRTQPGLVERFELFIAGRELANSFSELTDPIDQRERFEQQAARRAAGDLEAHGVDEDFLTALEYGMPPTGGMGLGIDRWVMLVTDAASIREVIPFPLLKPEHG; encoded by the coding sequence ATGACCCATCGCCCGGGGGAGGAACTGCGCCAGCAACGCCTGGAAAAAGCTCACCAGTGGCGACAGGTCGGCGTTAATCCCTATCCCTACCGCTACGAACGCACCCACCACACAGTCGAACTGCAAAAGCAATACCACGACCTAGCGCCCGGGGGAGAAGTAGCAACGACCGTTCGTGTGGCTGGTCGGATCATGGCGCGACGGGTGTTTGGGAAACTTGCCTTTTTTACCCTGCGGGATGAACACGGCACGATTCAGTTGTATTTGGAAAAACAGCGCATCCAAGCCGGGATGGGAGAGGCGGCGTTTGAGCAACTCAAGCAATGGACCGATGTGGGGGATTTTCTCGGCGCAGAAGGCACAATCAAACGCACGGAAAAAGGCGAGTTATCGGTCTATGTCCAGCGCTATGAACTGCTCACCAAATCCCTGTTGCCGTTGCCGGATAAGTGGCATGGGTTGACGGATGTGGAAAAACGCTATCGCCAGCGCTACGTGGATTTGATTGTCAATCCCGACGTTCGTGACATTTTCCGCAAGCGAGCGAAATTGGTGCAATTGACGCGCCGGTACTTGGATGAACGGGGTTTTTTGGAAATGGAAACGCCCGTGTTGCAACCCCAAGCCGGTGGCGCTGAAGCCCGCCCGTTTATTACCCATCACAACGCGCTGGATATGGACTTGTACTTGCGCATTGCCACGGAGTTGCACCTGAAACGGCTGGTGGTGGGGGGATTTGAAAAGGTGTACGAACTGGGGCGCATCTTTCGCAATGAAGGAGTGTCCACACGCCATAACCCCGAATTCACGTCCATCGAGGTCTATCAAGCCTACGCCGACTACACCGACATGATGCAATTAACCGAAGATTTGATCACGACGGTCACGCAGGAGTTGCTGGGCACGTTGCAGTTGACCTACCAAGGGCAAGCGATTGATTTGACGCCGCCCTGGCGCCGGGTGACGATGGTGGATTTAGTGCGAGACAAAACGGGCTGGGATTTCTACAAGTTTGACACGCTAGAGCAGGGGCAAAAAGCGGCGCAGCAATGTGGGTTAATCAACGCCGATGAACATGACAGTTTGGGGCGCTTGTTGAATGCCTTGTTTGAAGAGTTTTGCGAGGTGGATTTGGTGCAGCCCACGTTTGTGCTGGATTTTCCGGTGGAGGTTTCTCCCCTGGCGAAAAAACACCGCACCCAACCGGGATTGGTTGAGCGCTTTGAGTTGTTTATTGCGGGACGAGAGTTAGCTAATAGCTTTTCAGAATTGACCGACCCCATTGACCAGCGCGAGCGATTTGAACAGCAGGCTGCCCGTAGAGCTGCTGGCGACCTGGAAGCGCACGGGGTCGATGAAGATTTCTTGACCGCGCTGGAGTATGGGATGCCGCCAACGGGGGGCATGGGCCTGGGCATTGACCGCTGGGTGATGCTGGTGACGGATGCGGCTAGTATTCGCGAGGTGATTCCCTTCCCGCTGCTCAAGCCGGAGCATGGGTAA
- a CDS encoding phospholipid carrier-dependent glycosyltransferase: MGKRWGYWSLWGALWGVSLGLRFWGLGRFDEFVFDEVYFAKFAHNYLQNIPFFDGHPPLGKYLIALGIYIAGGFHAWGYRWVNALVGSALPLLTGLLVYELSRQRWLALVAGYLVATDGLLLVESRYALINVHLMALGLLGQWLVLRRQVWAGVFLGASAAVKWNGLAYWFGGLLAAMKLRWRWVPLVLGLFLLPLATYLLTWWPHLRQNPERDLLALHRDMLSAHTRIGSGPDVHPYCSAWWSWPLMLRPLSYYYQSHDGWVTHVQAMGNPVLWWLVLAAVLFSLPQLRRRDCPWTLQFALGNYLLQWLPWALIRRCVFLYHYLPALVFGCVVLAWGLVTLWQRGYQRVAGALLALPAIALAFWLPVYLGLPLTPTAWRWRFWLPSWI; encoded by the coding sequence ATGGGTAAACGCTGGGGTTACTGGTCCCTGTGGGGTGCGCTCTGGGGCGTTAGTTTAGGCTTGCGGTTTTGGGGCTTGGGACGCTTCGACGAGTTCGTCTTTGATGAAGTCTATTTCGCCAAGTTCGCCCACAACTATTTGCAGAACATTCCCTTTTTCGACGGGCACCCGCCCCTAGGGAAATACCTGATTGCGCTGGGGATTTATATCGCCGGGGGCTTTCACGCCTGGGGGTATCGCTGGGTCAATGCGCTGGTGGGTTCTGCGCTTCCCTTGCTGACCGGATTGCTGGTCTATGAACTGAGTCGGCAGCGATGGTTGGCGTTGGTCGCCGGTTATCTGGTGGCAACGGATGGACTGTTGCTGGTGGAATCCCGCTACGCCCTGATCAATGTGCATTTGATGGCGCTAGGGCTATTGGGGCAATGGCTGGTGTTGCGCCGGCAGGTCTGGGCGGGGGTGTTTCTGGGCGCGAGTGCCGCAGTGAAATGGAATGGCCTAGCCTACTGGTTTGGGGGTCTCCTAGCTGCCATGAAATTGCGCTGGCGTTGGGTTCCCCTGGTGCTAGGGCTGTTCCTGCTTCCCCTGGCAACGTATCTGCTCACTTGGTGGCCCCACCTGCGGCAAAATCCAGAGCGAGATTTGCTGGCCCTGCATCGCGACATGCTCAGCGCCCATACCCGCATTGGCTCCGGGCCAGACGTGCATCCCTACTGTTCAGCGTGGTGGTCATGGCCTTTGATGCTGCGCCCGCTGAGTTACTACTACCAGAGCCACGACGGCTGGGTCACCCATGTCCAGGCGATGGGCAACCCCGTGCTCTGGTGGCTGGTTTTGGCAGCGGTGCTTTTTTCCCTGCCCCAGCTCCGGCGGCGGGATTGCCCCTGGACGCTGCAATTCGCCCTGGGGAACTACCTGCTCCAGTGGCTGCCCTGGGCGCTCATCCGGCGGTGCGTTTTTCTCTATCACTACCTGCCGGCGCTGGTGTTTGGGTGTGTGGTGTTGGCGTGGGGGCTGGTCACCCTTTGGCAACGAGGTTACCAGCGAGTCGCGGGGGCCTTGCTCGCTTTACCAGCTATCGCCCTGGCGTTTTGGTTGCCCGTGTACCTAGGGTTGCCCTTGACCCCCACTGCCTGGCGCTGGCGCTTTTGGTTGCCCAGTTGGATTTAG
- a CDS encoding deoxyhypusine synthase: MERRELLQKTVEAIDIKQFDVVGLVEAMAQMAFQARNLGRAAQIYDRMLQDPDCTIILCLAGSLFSAGLKQVVVDLITHHMVDVIVSTGANIVDQDFFEALGFRHYVGDPLADDELLRQHQIDRIYDTYIDERELRVCDHVIAEIADGLEPRPYSSREFIEQMGLYLERRGVTEPSVVLAAYRHQVPIFVPAFSDCSAGFGLVYHQWYSPDRHVTIDSVRDFRELTQCKLASPATGLVMIGGGVPKNFAQDTVVAAELLGFETAMHRYAIQITVADERDGALSGSTLREAHSWGKVDMSTEQMVFAEATLAFPLLAGYVYGKGHWRHRQPRKLAQLFQRQLAVV, encoded by the coding sequence ATGGAACGTCGGGAGTTGTTGCAAAAGACGGTCGAGGCGATCGACATTAAACAATTTGACGTGGTGGGTCTGGTCGAGGCGATGGCGCAGATGGCGTTTCAGGCGCGCAACTTGGGACGGGCTGCCCAAATTTACGACCGGATGCTCCAGGACCCGGACTGCACCATCATCCTGTGTTTGGCGGGGTCGCTGTTTAGCGCCGGACTCAAGCAGGTGGTGGTGGATTTGATTACCCACCACATGGTGGATGTGATTGTTTCCACCGGCGCCAACATCGTGGACCAGGATTTCTTTGAAGCGCTGGGGTTCCGGCATTACGTGGGCGACCCGCTGGCGGATGATGAACTGCTGCGCCAGCACCAGATTGACCGCATCTACGACACCTACATTGATGAGCGGGAGTTGCGGGTGTGCGACCACGTGATCGCCGAAATTGCCGATGGTCTGGAGCCGCGCCCCTACTCGTCGCGGGAGTTTATTGAGCAGATGGGGTTGTACCTAGAACGACGGGGGGTGACGGAACCGTCGGTGGTGCTGGCGGCCTATCGGCACCAGGTGCCCATCTTTGTGCCGGCGTTTAGCGACTGCTCGGCGGGGTTTGGCCTGGTCTATCACCAGTGGTACTCCCCCGACCGGCACGTGACGATTGACTCGGTGCGGGATTTCCGGGAACTCACCCAGTGCAAACTGGCCAGCCCAGCGACGGGTTTGGTGATGATTGGGGGCGGCGTGCCCAAAAACTTTGCCCAGGATACGGTGGTGGCGGCGGAACTGCTGGGGTTTGAAACGGCGATGCACCGCTATGCCATCCAGATTACGGTGGCGGATGAGCGGGATGGGGCGCTGTCGGGTTCCACGCTGCGGGAAGCCCATTCCTGGGGCAAGGTGGATATGAGCACCGAGCAGATGGTGTTTGCGGAAGCAACGCTGGCGTTCCCGTTGCTGGCGGGCTATGTCTATGGCAAGGGTCACTGGCGCCACCGGCAACCCCGCAAACTCGCCCAGTTGTTCCAGCGGCAATTGGCGGTTGTCTAG
- a CDS encoding phosphoribulokinase — protein MSNRSEPIVVIGVAGDSGCGKSTFLRRLTDLFGADLMTVICLDDYHSMDRKQRKIAGVTALNPKANNFDLMYEQIKALKEGKPIEKPIYNHVTGTIDPPETVYPRPIVVIEGLHPFYDERVRNLVDFGVYLDLDDAVKIAWKIQRDMAERGHTYEDVIRSIEARRPDFMAYIDPQKQYADVVIQILPTQLIPNDTERKVLRVRMIQREGRPGFTPVYLFDEGSTITWIPCGRRLTCSYPGIRLYYGPEEYFGHPVSVLEVDGQFDKLEELIYIEQHLSNTSTQYYGELTELLRKHPEYPGSNNGTGLFQVLVGLKMRAMYQYIRSQHSPLPAAV, from the coding sequence ATGTCCAATCGTTCAGAGCCAATCGTCGTCATTGGGGTGGCAGGAGACTCCGGCTGTGGGAAATCCACCTTTTTGCGCCGGCTGACGGACTTGTTTGGGGCCGACTTGATGACCGTCATCTGTCTGGATGATTACCACAGCATGGACCGCAAGCAGCGCAAGATTGCGGGCGTGACGGCCCTCAACCCGAAAGCGAACAACTTTGACTTAATGTACGAGCAGATCAAAGCGCTCAAAGAGGGCAAGCCCATCGAAAAGCCCATCTATAACCACGTGACCGGTACGATTGACCCGCCGGAAACGGTTTATCCCCGTCCCATTGTCGTGATTGAGGGGTTACATCCTTTCTATGATGAACGGGTGCGGAACCTAGTGGATTTTGGCGTTTATCTCGATTTGGACGATGCGGTGAAGATCGCCTGGAAAATTCAGCGGGACATGGCCGAACGGGGGCATACCTACGAGGATGTCATCCGTTCCATTGAAGCCCGCCGTCCCGACTTTATGGCCTACATTGACCCCCAAAAACAATACGCCGATGTGGTGATTCAAATTCTCCCTACCCAATTGATTCCCAACGATACGGAACGAAAAGTTTTGCGGGTGCGGATGATCCAGCGGGAGGGGCGCCCCGGCTTTACACCGGTTTACCTGTTTGACGAAGGCTCGACCATTACCTGGATTCCCTGTGGTCGCAGGCTGACCTGTTCCTATCCGGGTATCCGCCTGTACTATGGTCCCGAGGAGTACTTTGGCCATCCGGTGTCAGTGCTAGAGGTGGACGGGCAATTTGACAAGTTGGAAGAGCTGATTTACATCGAACAACACCTCAGCAATACGTCCACCCAGTATTACGGCGAGCTGACCGAACTCCTGCGTAAGCATCCTGAATACCCTGGCTCGAACAACGGCACAGGGCTGTTCCAGGTGCTAGTGGGTCTCAAGATGCGGGCGATGTATCAGTATATCCGTTCCCAGCACAGTCCCTTGCCGGCGGCGGTCTAG